The Drechmeria coniospora strain ARSEF 6962 chromosome 02, whole genome shotgun sequence genome has a segment encoding these proteins:
- a CDS encoding metaxin produces the protein MPRHHLLPLPFGPADLDLAPDLLPALHHDGAWSSGYRQIIRYLVSNSLCRDLDADLDARQQADTVAYSTYLAAHAAPLIDLSLYVSAANWAAVTRPAYSALLPFPLTWTMPTLIRADAIKRVEHMGLAELDTDFDPNGGLHLSTGRDALPESFRRHLPASRGRRTVREEMMPEQAVAIRLFGLAEDCLAVLNALMREGKSDEKHPRFFTTTPVSSLDCLAWSYLALMVKPQVPRSFLRDWLQTETPRLSNFVDDMMPSDLPWAASAQTTFLGTSARTLDTVLRHAPGIGDWYAGEMRQRAENGTKVLDRRALMLFMGCVVTGVAIGYGLCVYKSLQPFGARAQLWKAQQRGSGLSRYGELGAMLSSAMGAYGSRPMSPALPATGRLVETDSEVE, from the exons ATGCCTCGCCATCATCTCCTACCTCTACCATTCGGCCCTGCCGACCTCGACTTGGCGCCTG ATCTTCTTCCGGCGCTGCATCATGACGGCGCCTGGTCCAGCGGCTACCGTCAAATTATCCGCTACCTCGTATCCAACTCCCTCTGTCGAGACTTGGACGCCGACTTGGACGCCAGACAGCAGGCCGATACCGTTGCGTATAGCACATACCTGGCTGCGCATGCGGCGCCCCTCATCGACCTCTCGCTCTACGTCTCAGCCGCCAACTGGGCGGCGGTCACACGACCCGCCTACAGCGCCTTGCTTCCATTCCCGTTGAcatggacgatgccgacgctgATACGTGCCGATGCTATCAAGCGTGTGGAGCACATGGGGCTCGCCGAACTCGACACCGACTTTGACCCGAACGGGGGATTGCATTTGTCGACCGGAAGGGATGCCTTGCCCGAGTCCTTCAGGAGACACCTCCCTGCCTCGAGAGGGCGGAGGACGGTGAGAGAGGAGATGATGCCTGagcaggccgtcgccatcaGACTGTTTGGGCTGGCCGAGGATTGTCTCGCGGTTCTGAATGCACTCATGCGCGAAGGCAAGAGCGACGAGAAGCACCCCCGGTTCTTTACGACGACGCCTGTGTCCTCCCTCGATTGCCTGGCCTGGTCATATCTCGCCCTCATGGTCAAGCCTCAGGTACCACGGTCCTTCCTTCGGGATTGGCTGCAAACAGAAACACCCCGATTGTCGAACTTTGTGGATGACATGATGCCGAGCGACCTTCCATGGGCAGCGTCGGCGCAGACAACCTTTCTGGGCACCAGCGCTCGCACTCTAGACACCGTCCTGCGCCACGCCCCTGGTATCGGTGACTGGTACGCTGGGGAGATGCGACAGCGTGCCGAGAACGGAACCAAGGTCTTGGACCGGCGTGCCCTGATGCTGTTCATGGGTTGCGTCGTCACCGGTGTAGCCATCGGCTATGGCCTGTGCGTATACAAGTCGCTCCAGCCGTTCGGCGCCAGGGCCCAATTGTGGAAAGCCCAACAGCGAGGATCTGGGCTGTCCCGGTACGGGGAGCTCGGCGCCATGCTGAGCAGCGCCATGGGGGCATACGGATCCCGACCAATGTCACCGGCGCTGCCAGCAACCGGAAGACTCGTGGAAACAGACTCGGAAGTGGAGTAG
- a CDS encoding cell division control protein CDC91 — MATTTMALRSKAGVYVGAALLRLVLTLVFPELPDLLTGRVEISTPVTSFKRLQEGLFLYNHNVWPYDGGVYHQAPLLLPVFSLLPDVKIWPIFTSIVYILVDILAADALARIADSGEAGQSRLFSSPRRANRATGPLVAAAFLFNPFTIATCIGRPTSVFTSCAILHAISRAIHGSPFNAMMALSFASYLSMYPLLLLPPLILLAYDRQLETRRTNSVAMFTVKCVTIMAGCLAALLVMSFAVTGNSWGFLARTYGIQLTLSDLTPNVGLWWYFFIEMFDSFRAFFLAVFWLHLSAYVGGLSIRLRRQPLVVLTILLGIFAIFKPYPSISDTSLFLSLLPLYCHLLPLMRYTFVASAIILYTTFLGPAFYHLWIYAGSGNANFFYAITLVWSLGQSLLVSDLTFAVLRDEWELERPEMVGKEVKQI, encoded by the exons ATGGCTACCACCACCATGGCTTTGCGAAGCAAAGCTGGAGTCTACGTCGGCGCCGCTCTTCTGCGGCTCGTCCTGACCCTTGTCTTTCCAGAACTTCCGGACCTGCTGACGGGTCGCGTCGAGATCTCGACCCCCGTCACGAGCTTCAAGAGAC TGCAAGAAGGTCTGTTTCTGTATAATCACAATGTCTGGCCGTACGATGGAGGCGTCTACCACCAGGCGCCCCTACTGCTCCCCGTCTTCTCGCTGCTCCCCGACGTCAAGATATGGCCCATCTTCACGTCCATCGTATACATCCTGGTCGATATTCTCGCCGCAGATGCCCTCGCACGGATCGCAGACTCCGGCGAGGCTGGCCAGTCGAGGCTATTTTCATCTCCGCGGCGGGCTAACCGTGCGACGGGACCGCTCGTGGCCGCGGC CTTCCTTTTCAACCCCTTTACCATTGCGACATGCATAGGACGTCCGACCAGCGTCTTCACATCATGCGCCATCCTGCACGCCATCTCGAGGGCCATCCATGGCTCGCCCTTCAACGCCATGATGGCCCTGTCCTTTGCGTCCTACTTGTCCATGTACCCGCTACTCCTCCTGCCACCTCTCATACTGCTGGCCTATGACCGACAACTGGAGACGCGACGTACAAACTCGGTCGCCATGTTCACGGTCAAGTGCGTCACCATCATGGCCGGCTGTCTCGCAGCATTGCTTGTCATGTCCTTTGCCGTCACGGGCAACTCGTGGGGGTTTCTCGCCCGTACCTACGGCATCCAGCTCACGCTCTCCGATCTGACGCCCAACGTCGGGCTGTGGTGGTACTTCTTCATCGAAATGTTCGATTCCTTTCGCGCCTTTTTCCTCGCCGTTTTCTGGCTGCATCTGTCGGCCTATGTCGGAGGCCTCTCCATCCGCCTGCGTCGCCaacccctcgtcgtcctgacGATTCTCCTAGGCATATTCGCCATCTTCAAACCGTACCCGTCCATCTCCGACACCAGCCTCTTTCTCTCTCTACTACCCCTATACTGCCATCTGCTGCCGCTCATGCGCTACACCTTTGTCGCATCGGCAATCATCCTGTACACCACCTTTCTCGGTCCGGCCTTTTACCATTTATGGATCTACGCAGGCAGCGGCAACGCCAACTTCTTCTACGCCATCACCCTCGTGTGGAGTCTAGGCCAGAGCTTGCTCGTGTCCGACCTGACATTTGCCGTGCTGCGAGATGAATGGGAGCTCGAGAGACCTGAAATGGTCGGCAAGGAGGTCAAGCAGATTTAG